In a genomic window of Macrobrachium rosenbergii isolate ZJJX-2024 chromosome 44, ASM4041242v1, whole genome shotgun sequence:
- the LOC136829280 gene encoding nuclear receptor-binding factor 2-like has protein sequence MMDKGSRSSTSGIRFFATNFSSPFDSKHGSGLAGMDNSPLNKAHREQRRAEACLRGGRLEEAVDCHRRAAELLTEALTLSDTPLAQQSINLQHSFHIRQQEVIRFRSKQREKYAKAMENQRLKIGSGNNIGGLTAHPSKRLQAITLELTKNTEKTESLFSLLIPDNELSKEDKQLLRDEASCEMKEQSSSSETVKASSPTSSTEKDKASTPTGSTEKVQETSGQYSLGVKREKDNSLIVEELRTLRDHQNDLITQLMTELAQMEKENIHLRNQVRELQSKCEQYEGEKRRMRAMADSSCSPFVFSPLSEFSPDPPSFPDLAPLELPPLDFMDNCDKE, from the exons ATGATGGATAAGGGATCGAGATCGTCAACGAGTGGGATCCGATTCTTCGCAACAAACTTCAGCAGCCCGTTTGATAGTAAACATGGATCGGGACTTGCTGGAATGGACAATTCTCCACTAAATAAG GCCCATAGGGAACAGCGCCGTGCTGAGGCATGTTTAAGAGGTGGAAGGCTCGAGGAGGCTGTGGATTGTCATAGGCGTGCAGCTGAGTTGTTAACTGAAGCGCTTACCTTATCAGATACACCCCTTGCACAGCAAAGCATAAATCTTCAACATAGTTTCCATATACGTCAGCAAGAAGTAATAAG gtTTAGGAGCAAGCAACGGGAGAAGTATGCTAAGGCAATGGAAAACCAGAGATTGAAAATTGGTAGTGGGAATAATATTGGAGGTCTTACTGCTCACCCGTCCAAAAGATTGCAGGCAATAACTTTAGAACTGACAAA AAACACTGAGAAAACAGAGTCACTGTTTTCACTCTTGATACCAGATAACGAACTAAGCAAAGAAGACAAGCAGCTCTTAAGAGATGAGGCATCTTGCGAAATGAAAGAACAAAGTTCTTCATCAGAGACTGTCAAAGCTTCATCTCCTACTTCTTCTACAGAAAAGGACAAAGCTTCAACACCCACAGGTTCCACTGAAAAAGTGCAGGAAACTAGTGGACAGTATTCTTTGGGAGTGAAACGAGAAAAAGACAATTCTCTCATTGTTGAGGAGTTGCGAACGTTACGCGATCACCAAAATGACCTTATAACTCAGTTAATGACAGAACTTGctcaaatggaaaaagaaaacatccaCCTTAGAAACCAG GTTAGAGAATTGCAGAGCAAATGTGAACAGTACGAGGGAGAAAAGCGACGAATGAGGGCCATGGCCGACTCCAGTTGTTCACCATTTGTGTTTTCTCCACTGAGTGAATTCTCTCCTGACCCCCCAAGCTTTCCTGATCTGGCCCCTTTAGAGTTACCCCCGTTAGACTTCATGGACAACTGCGATAAAGAATGA